The following proteins are encoded in a genomic region of Candida albicans SC5314 chromosome 4, complete sequence:
- the ECE1 gene encoding candidalysin (Candidalysin, cytolytic peptide toxin essential for mucosal infection; hypha-specific protein; regulated by Rfg1, Nrg1, Tup1, Cph1, Efg1, Hog1, farnesol, phagocytosis; fluconazole-induced; rat catheter and Spider biofilm induced), translating into MKFSKIACATVFALSSQAAIIHHAPEFNMKRDVAPAAPAAPADQAPTVPAPQEFNTAITKRSIIGIIMGILGNIPQVIQIIMSIVKAFKGNKREDIDSVVAGIIADMPFVVRAVDTAMTSVASTKRDGANDDVANAVVRLPEIVARVATGVQQSIENAKRDGVPDVGLNLVANAPRLISNVFDGVSETVQQAKRDGLEDFLDELLQRLPQLITRSAESALKDSQPVKRDAGSVALSNLIKKSIETVGIENAAQIVSERDISSLIEEYFGKA; encoded by the coding sequence ATGAAATTCTCCAAAATTGCCTGTGCTACTGTTTTTGCTTTATCTTCTCAAGCTGCCATCATCCACCATGCTCCAGAATTCAACATGAAGAGAGATGTTGCTCCAGCTGCCCCAGCTGCTCCAGCTGACCAAGCACCTACTGTTCCTGCACCTCAAGAATTCAATACTGCTATTACCAAAAGAAGTattattggaattattaTGGGTATTCTTGGCAACATTCCACAAGTAATCCAAATCATCATGAGTATTGTCAAAGCTTTCAAAGGTAACAAGAGAGAAGATATTGattctgttgttgctggTATCATTGCTGATATGCCATTTGTTGTCAGAGCTGTTGACACAGCCATGACTTCTGTTGCTTCTACCAAGAGAGATGGAGCTAATGATGACGTTGCTAATGCCGTCGTCAGATTGCCAGAAATTGTTGCTCGTGTTGCCACTGGTGTTCAACAATCCATCGAAAATGCCAAGAGAGATGGCGTTCCAGATGTTGGCCTTAATCTTGTTGCTAATGCTCCAAGACTTATCTCTAACGTTTTTGATGGCGTCCTGGAAACTGTTCAACAAGCTAAGAGAGATGGTCTTGAAGATTTTCTTGATGAACTTCTTCAAAGACTCCCACAACTCATTACTAGATCAGCTGAATCTGCTTTGAAAGACAGTCAACCAGTTAAAAGAGATGCCGGCTCAGTAGCACTTAGcaatttaatcaaaaaGAGCATTGAAACTGTCGGTATTGAAAATGCTGCTCAAATTGTTTCAGAAAGAgatatttcttctttgattgAAGAATATTTCGGAAAAGCTTAA
- a CDS encoding uncharacterized protein (Ortholog of C. dubliniensis CD36 : Cd36_43270 and Candida albicans WO-1 : CAWG_03460) has product MKFYKIASFAFLALLSQAAVAQYDLETKKDVVAANADGTVGFNLVGKREVSEGEISKRFAELLLIPVILVAIKHALPEIIKIASALLEHLPDSGSVSVNATLLAEISAGHEPDLINQIVNQISSNLPQAITTVQQQQGQQQSQKVKRDTIGDIVNEIIAEGEVLVPEVVAFLERVLPEVVDALLRLAPALLGGLA; this is encoded by the coding sequence ATGAAATTCTACAAAATCGCTTCTTTTGCCTTTCTCGCTTTGTTATCACAAGCTGCTGTTGCTCAATATGATTtagaaaccaaaaaagatGTTGTCGCTGCCAATGCTGATGGCACTGTTGGTTTCAACTTAGTTGGTAAAAGAGAAGTTTCTGAAGGAGAAATTTCTAAAAGATTTGCTGAACTCCTCCTCATTCCAGTTATTTTGGTTGCTATCAAACACGCTTTACCAGAAATTATCAAGATTGCCAGTGCCCTTTTGGAACACTTACCTGATAGTGGAAGCGTCAGTGTCAATGCTACCTTACTTGCTGAAATCAGTGCCGGTCATGAACCAGATTTGATTAATCAAATCgttaatcaaatttcaagCAATCTTCCTCAAGCTATTACTACtgttcaacaacaacaaggcCAACAACAATCTCAAAAGGTTAAGAGAGACACTATTGGTGACATTGTTAACGAAATCATTGCTGAAGGTGAAGTTCTTGTTCCAGAAGTTGTTGCTTTCCTTGAAAGAGTTCTTCCAGAAGTTGTTGATGCTCTCTTAAGACTTGCTCCAGCACTTCTCGGTGGTCTTGCTTAG
- a CDS encoding uncharacterized protein (Ortholog of Candida albicans WO-1 : CAWG_03459), which yields MKFCQIASASLFVLTSQALFVAHNYNKVLTGNVTSTNSTANATSVPNSTALATAIANSTAIGNSTTGVIDRRENYHDALDKRLDLTTLIPIIVAAITSALPGVLNTISGLLGDLPSPIDPTEILNVSSSTNTTSNLDLVNEIVNQVKVKLPQAISEFEQNSQNSKRIGLDSIAQ from the coding sequence atgaaattctGTCAAATTGCTTCTGCTTCTTTATTCGTCTTGACATCACAAGCACTTTTTGTTGCACACAACTACAATAAAGTACTTACTGGAAATGTTACTTCAACTAATTCTACTGCTAATGCTACTTCTGTTCCTAACAGTACTGCTTTGGCCACTGCCATTGCTAACTCCACTGCTATTGGTAACTCCACTACTGGTGTTATTGATAGAAGAGAAAACTACCATGATGCTCTTGACAAAAGATTAGACCTTACCACTCTTATTCCTATCATTGTTGCAGCAATTACTTCTGCTTTACCTGGTGTTCTCAACACTATTCTGGGACTTTTGGGAGATTTGCCTTCACCAATTGATCCTACTGAAATACTCAATGTATCATCTTCTACCAACACCACCAGCAATTTAGATTTagttaatgaaattgtcaACCAAGTGAAAGTTAAACTTCCACAAGCTATTTCCGAGTTTGAACAAAACTCGCAAAACTCCAAAAGGATAGGCCTTGATTCTATTGCTCAATAG
- a CDS encoding uncharacterized protein (Protein of unknown function; regulated by Tsa1, Tsa1B in minimal media at 37 degrees C), with protein sequence MKFSKVASIAILALSAQAAIVQSNQEPTKAKKDVIARDVTGAVGVNILSKRENNYDALVKNDELSSILPILISAISAALPEIIKIVSGLLGNSSTASSTGSLNEQDVIGDIVNEVKKVLPQAISSVQQNAGNTKRDTTTELIQAIIQEGVKLTPEIISFLQKIAPQVIEVLTKEAPQLLQGSF encoded by the coding sequence atgaaattttctAAAGTTGCTTCAATTGCTATTCTTGCTTTATCTGCTCAAGCTGCCATTGTCCAATCCAACCAGGAACCAACAAAGGCTAAAAAAGATGTCATTGCCAGAGACGTTACTGGTGCTGTTGGTGTTAACATTCTTTCTAAAAGAGAAAATAACTATGATGCTCTTGTCAAAAACGATGAATTATCAAGTATTCTTCCAATTCTCATTAGTGCAATTTCTGCTGCTTTACCAGAGATCATCAAGATTGTCAGTGGTCTTTTGGGAAATTCCTCAACTGCATCGTCTACTGGCTCCTTGAATGAACAAGATGTAATTGGTGATATTGTCAATGAAGTCAAGAAAGTTCTTCCTCAAGCTATCTCTAGTGTTCAACAAAATGCTGGTAACACCAAAAGAGACACCACTACAGAACTTATTCAAGCAATTATTCAAGAAGGAGTCAAGCTTACCCCTGAAATTATCTCTTTCCTTCAAAAAATTGCTCCTCAAGTTATTGAAGTACTTACCAAGGAAGCTCCTCAACTTCTTCAAGGTTCCTTTTAA
- the HWP2 gene encoding Hwp2p (GPI-anchored, glycosylated cell wall protein; required for biofilm formation, adhesion, filamentous growth on some media; expressed in hyphae; mutant delayed in virulence; regulated by Efg1, Tup1; similar to Hwp1 and Rbt1 domains): MRFATTQLATLACFILTAEATFPLRGLFNDAPVDVDLGVYHEESGNNKEQKVDGFNMSPNIKKRTNENNAANVVSTNGGLFITSTKELKTTVVVTSCFNNVCSETSITTPKTAVTATTSKHSTSKPTYTTTSKHSTSHSSTPASTSKHSTSTSTHPATSEHSTSKSTHATSSKHSTSKSSVSVTTSKHSTHDTTSKSFVTPPASSTTSEHTKHKSHKPSKTVVTLTSCSNNACSQSEITTGAIVVTDKETVYTTYCPLTDTETETESTTATTSKHSTHTTTSKHSSVESTSVTSSSKHSVSKSTDVTTSKHSSSESSHATTMKHSTSKHSTHATTSKHSTTESTSGITSKHSTHATSSKYSTVESSSSFASTSESSVPVSSSKSTTFESSISTTTSKHLTLKSSTPASTLEYSTSIPPAPATTSNSLSTKSTTLTTISRSSTSGSSVPNTTRESSTSTTTPNSSSSESKVSSAIPKYSSSEVSSSATTLKSYSTTHSIPTTLVYSSSTSLGFSVTEFRNLTTTSKSSLSTSTTELLTSGTTVRSSTSESSVTSATSIYTSSESTTSSESTTSIETPKSIASKSSSSVTLPKSSTFAWSTSTTTPESSPITLKLSTSKPPKPSATMESSASTTKNSSIQSTSEATTSGSSGVESSVLTATTKSSVPVTTSEWSSVVTTPKSSAPNTTLEHSTSASETSSGSVYTTFDQSTTVITVTSCSDNLCSKTEVTTGVTVITSDTTSYTTYCPLTGTTTVSSALESLVTANKSTSYVGATPIVSSVVSTTPIISSASTTPIISSASTTSVISSASTTSVISNAISNPVSTDVKPTTSSQGTKSTPVDTDSKSTSETTVMVYTTKSVTPTTVESISVAVSSAAQSSIAAISSYEGTGNNMKLSFGVVIAGVAAFAI, translated from the coding sequence ATGAGATTTGCAACTACCCAACTTGCCACACTCGCTTGCTTTATTTTGACAGCTGAGGCTACCTTCCCATTAAGAGGTTTGTTCAATGATGCTCcagttgatgttgatttagGTGTCTATCACGAAGAATctggtaataataaagaacaaaaagTTGATGGGTTCAACATGAGTCCAAACATTAAGAAGAGaactaatgaaaataatgcTGCTAATGTTGTATCAACTAATGGTGGGTTATTCATTACCTCTAccaaagaattaaaaactACAGTGGTAGTTACTTCTTGCTTCAACAATGTATGTAGTGAAACTTCAATTACTACACCAAAAACTGCAGTTACAGCCACTACCTCGAAGCATTCAACTTCCAAGCCAACCTACACTACCACTTCCAAACACTCAACTTCGCACTCGTCTACTCCAGCTAGTACTTCCAAGCACTCCACTTCTACATCTACTCATCCTGCTACCTCAGAACATTCAACTTCTAAGTCCACCCATGCCACTAGTTCAAAACACTCAACTTCAAAATCATCTGTTTCAGTTACTACTTCCAAACATTCAACTCATGATACTACCTCAAAGTCTTTTGTTACACCCCCAGCATCTTCAACTACTAGTGAACACACCAAGCACAAGTCTCACAAGCCATCAAAAACTGTTGTTACTTTGACTTCATGCTCAAACAATGCATGTAGCCAATCTGAAATCACAACTGGTGCTATTGTTGTCACTGATAAAGAAACGGTTTATACTACTTACTGTCCTCTTACCGATacagaaacagaaacagaaaGTACTACCGCTACCACTTCAAAACACTCAACTCACACCACTACTTCAAAGCACTCCAGTGTTGAGTCTACGTCTGTCACTAGTTCTTCTAAACATTCAGTTTCTAAGTCTACCGATGTTACCACTTCCAAACACTCATCTTCTGAATCAAGTCATGCTACCACCATGAAACATTCTACTTCCAAGCATTCAACTCATGCCACGACCTCAAAACATTCCACTACCGAGTCAACTTCAGGCATTACTTCTAAGCACTCAACACATGCTACTTCATCAAAATATTCTACTGTTGAGTCATCGTCAAGTTTTGCTTCAACTTCGGAGTCATCAGTTCCAGTTAGTAGTCTGAAATCAACTACCTTTGAATCTTCAATCTCAACCACTACTTCAAAACATTTAACTTTGAAGTCATCGACACCAGCCAGTACTTTAGAGTATTCTACTTCCATACCTCCAGCTCCAGCTACCACTTCGAATTCTTTATCTACTAAATCCACCACTTTGACTACTATTTCTAGGTCATCTACTTCTGGATCATCTGTACCAAACACTACTAGagaatcatcaacatcaactaCCACACCAAACTCATCATCTTCTGAATCTAAAGTTTCAAGTGCTATCCCAAAATACTCATCTTCTGAAGTCTCCAGTTCAGCTACTACTTTGAAGTCATATTCGACCACACATTCCATTCCAACCACTTTGGtatattcttcttctacttctTTAGGGTTTTCAGTTACTGAATTTCGTAATTTAACTACTACTTCAAAATCATCTTTGTCAACTAGTACCACTGAGTTATTAACATCAGGAACTACTGTGAGATCATCAACTTCAGAATCATCTGTTACAAGTGCCACCTCAATTTATACTTCATCAGAATCAACAACTTCATCAGAATCAACGacttcaattgaaacaccaaaatcaattgctTCTAAATCATCAAGTTCAGTTACTTTGCCAAAATCGTCAACGTTTGCATGGTctacatcaacaacaactccaGAATCATCTCCGATCACTTTGAAACTTTCAACTAGCAAACCACCAAAACCAAGTGCTACAATGGAGTCATCTGCTAGTACCACAAAGAATTCATCTATTCAATCAACATCAGAAGCTACTACTTCGGGATCATCTGGAGTTGAGTCTTCAGTTTTAACAGCTacaacaaaatcatcagTACCAGTTACAACTTCAGAGTGGTCTTCTGTTGTTACCACACCAAAATCATCAGCTCCAAATACTACCTTAGAGCACTCAACTTCAGCAAGTGAAACATCATCTGGTTCAGTATACACAACTTTTGACCAATCTACAACTGTTATAACTGTCACTTCATGTTCAGACAATTTATGCAGTAAAACCGAAGTAACTACCGGTGTAACTGTCATTACTTCTGATACAACAAGCTACACTACATACTGTCCACTTACTGGAACCACTACAGTATCTTCTGCGTTAGAGTCATTGGTCACTGCTAACAAATCAACTTCCTACGTTGGAGCTACCCCAATTGTTTCAAGTGTTGTTTCTACAACTCCAATTATTTCAAGTGCTTCTACCACTCCAATTATTTCAAGTGCTTCTACCACCTCAGTTATTTCAAGTGCTTCTACCACCTCAGTTATTTCAAATGCTATATCTAATCCAGTTAGTACAGATGTTAAGCCTACAACAAGTAGTCAAGGTACTAAGTCCACCCCAGTTGATACAGACTCTAAATCTACTTCAGAAACCACCGTCATGGTTTACACCACTAAAAGTGTTACTCCAACTACAgttgaatcaatttctgTTGCTGTATCATCTGCTGCTCAATCAAGTATTGCTGCTATTTCATCATATGAAGGTACCGGTAACAACATGAAATTGTCATTTGGTGTTGTAATTGCTGGTGTCGCTGCCTTTgcaatttaa